The nucleotide window ATTACATTTGTTTATCTTTAACatggaggcctttgtccagcagtggacgattcccggctgagatgatgatgatgatgatgatctttAACATAAGCTCCTAATGGGAATAATAGCAGCCCCTGGAGGGCACCAGTGAGGGAAGCGGTAGCGAATCCAAGTCAAaagataaagtaacaaaaaacataaaatcgGTATAACTAATTAGTTCATGGTGGCTGGATTGTTTTTGGAACCTATGACTTATAATATAGCTATATTGCGAGGgccaaattaaataattccGATTATTATTTGCAAGGGACCAATGACTACTTAGTCGTAAACATCGAATaacaatcacaaaaaataataaaaaattaaactaatctgaaataagaaaatatttttttactttttcaaatgAATCTTACAGAATAAGTTTTCCGTTTTATCtaaacaacaattaaatatgtataaaacacTAGAATCTttctaaaaattatataaagaaatacaattGCAACTTACCGAGTATGAGATCTTTGTGTGCTTTGGCAATGTCAGCAGGGCTGTTCATGTAAACCTTCTGCCAACCGATGTACGGAGAACACCAGTTGTTacctgtttaaaaaaataattatttatttaaaaatacaagtacACTATTCTTCTAAATCATACCTACCTTGAATAACagcttgtattatttttaagaattataaGGACCACTAAAACGCAAAACGGTATTAATAAGAATCGGGTGAGTTTTACAGACAATTAACCACATTGCCAAAATGCCAgaaatacaagtattttttaaatattttctattgaaaaCTCTTTAACACATTTCATATAACTTAAGATACAAATAGATTCAAGTAAATGTTATCTTACCGTCTCCAACCCAGGCGCCGTAACCGCAGTCGAAGTACAATGCATCATAGTTGGACATAATTAGACGGTAGCCCTTCTCCAATAGACCTGAGATCTGAGGGTCCACACCGGTAGTCCAAACctaaagaaataaacaatatttactaaaatattatattattaatactttgtATGCTGAAGTCTGCCTTGTACGATTTTacggctaaactgctgaactgGTTATGACAGAATGAAGCATGTTGCAAGTTAAATACAGAACTAAAGTAGTAAAAAATTAACACCTGAAGCAAAAAAGGGAAATAAACTTTGTACACAAGCTAAGAGTctactattgaaataaaaaagagtattaacataaaaaaggaATCCTCCAGAAGGCCAGGCAATGGCCCTGAAATGGAACCCGCTGAAGGAAGAAGGAGAAAGGAATCGACAACcattgataatataatcagaCACAGGTGGTCAGACCATACAAGCagtacgtaaatattttttataaataaacacttacCTGAATAATGTAGTCCTTAGGGTCTAAGAAGTTATCGACGTGGGAGAACTCAGTCAGCGTGCTGGTCCACAAAATAATTGGCAGTTTCTTTCCAAAGGcctggaaacaaaaaaaatagacGTGGTTAGAAGAATACCTTCCATATGTGAAAAAGGTCCATACTAATGACATAAATGGCTTTAACGGCAAAACTGCTTAACCTCGaatttagatataatttgtTGATTGATAAATAACATTCCGGAAACGAGCAAAAGTATCTTTAACTAAACTTAAACTATCTTTAACAATAAACCAAACATAGCCAGATTGGTTCCAGTATCCAGTGGTTTTAAGTCTTTTAAACTATAGCATAACTAATTACCTTGTAAGCTCTATCAGAAGCCTTCTTCTGGAAGTAGTTCCACAGCTTCAAGAAGCTTGACTTGTCCAGATCCCAGCGGTTCTGGATCATGAAGTTCTGAATCTCTTCGGAAGAGTTCCAGCACCTCTCACTCACTTCGTCTCCTCCCATGTGGAACAGGTCTGTGTTGAACACGTCTGGAAACgaagaaaattataaagtaaaagtaGGTAGAGAGtagtaaagtaaaaagtagATATAATCAATGGTCATGACTGTTTTACTGCTAAGCTTATGTCTTCTATGGCAATTTGAATAAGCTTGATATTAAGGCCATCTACCACGCTTTACCCAATAAGGTTGGAGGAATTagagaagaaaatatatatatgtctCAGTCTCGTGTCTATACAATATATACTTACAATTCCGCATTTGCGTAAAAAGATGGGTTCACGACTACGCATAAGCAATGACATTAAACAAACTAATTTTTCTTCTAAATCAAAACTTCATTGTCAAACAATGTGTGTGTCTTATAAATCGCGACGCAAATTCGTCACTTGCGCGGTTCAGGATTTGTCATTTACTTAATAGTTTACCTGTGAACCGTAAGATGGCGCTATCAAAATATCCGTTGATCGCCAagtgttaattaataaacagattGTAGCTCcaaagaaaagtaataaatataaactttgttctattttttgttttacctgCCATATCCCTGTAGATATCTTCCAAATGGTCGTACAGCTCCTCCTTGGTTGGGTTCAGCTGACCGCAAGGTGGCTCTACGCAGAAATGTGCCCATGGCTCAGCCTgcaaaatggaaataaatacatatgtattatgtagTTCTTATTACACTGCggagttattgtttttatcctTCTAAACTAAAGGAGACATCTTATAGAACTAAATATTTTGCTAGAATGGAATGCGtaacttgtaaaaataattgtcttgAATCTAGTATagatactatttattttgtatgtttgtacagaCCATATCACAGAAATTCAGTGCTAAGGAAttacagaaatttatttttttattaaatttattgctcGCAAATATTTTAGATTCATCCTTACCGTTAAATCATGATTAATTTTGGATACTGGCTTTGAAAATAAGACCGGTtccgaaaaataaattaaaaaatgaaagatcgacttttattattataaccggATTTGCATGTAGCTGTTCATAGTAACAATTCGTTTAATTTATTCAGCAACGGCATTTATAACTGCATTTAATTACTACACCTTATAATAAGaaagaattataaaataaaaacatagaatAAATTTGCAAGTGAATTATGTTTTGAGAGAGCTTGGATACTGATGCAATTTTAAATCTCATCCTATGACCGTGTGCACAGTTAAAGAATCACGGTTGATTGTGCATACCTAAGGCTGATTTTAGTCTTACGCCGACGGCACTCGCACCGTCAGCGCTTATGgccgatatattattatatgaacttCTAGGAAGCGTTTTTAAATGACGCGTAGCTATCAGCGCGCACAGTAAGGCGATCAGTACGATACTAATACGCGCTGAGCTATGAGCGCTGACGGTGAGCGTGAGACTAAAATCAGCCTAAGAAGTTTCTCTCTGATGATGATTTAAGTTTCTTAATGGAAGAAGCAGTATGAATTAGctcaaaaaataatactaagagCATCCAGTTGTCTACATTCGGCAGCGGTCTGCACCAGGCTGTATCAAAACGTATATAACTAGTACAAAATGAAAACATGTAGCTATAGTAACCTTGAAGCACACAGTGAGGCCGGTGTCCTGCCAGCCCTCGCCCACGTGCGCGGGCGCGTCGAACTCCGGCAGCACGCGCACGCCGCGCACGGCGCCGAACTCCACGATGTCCTGGATCATCGACTTGGTGTACACCTGCGGGATGAACCACTACTGTTAATATTCTGTTCGAATAATAATCtaaacttggccagcgtgatggacttaaAGCCTAACACCTCCCTCATTTCAGgcgacctttgcccagcagtaggacattcaAGGGTTAAATTTGTAATAGCTTTTTCATTGATGAAATGGGCAATAGTGGCCTAGTACTTACAATTGACCCAAAATTATTTAGCGCGCTTCTGACATATTAGTTgaaacaaatcattttattgtCTTTTGCATAAAGGAAATCATTACAGGAAATGAATAAATTCCACTTATATTCCTAAAACAGCTCTTAAGAAACTGTTGGCCTACTTATCATAACAAACCAAAGGCCTTTTCTTTCGAAAGGaacaaaactttaatattaaataattttctaaaaggAAAAAGAATTAACATAATGTAGATTCTGAATAATTGTACTAATATACTCTAGATTCACTGTATCGTAACTTACTTTAGCTGGCGAGTAAGCACCAATCTTATGAAGATGAGGCCTCCTGGTAGACTCCATGGGGAAACTGTGGCTGTCTGTGATGTGCCAGTGGAAAGTGTTCAGCTTAACGGCGGCCATAGCATCtggaaaaataacataatgttacattttgattttaaatttaaccaCTCAACATTGCACGACCAAAGCAAAAACctacaaacattatattttatgatgcttGCGATACCCGAAAGTTTAGGCAGGCAGAGGAGTGCGAAATACATTTGAGGTTTTCTCCAGtaagaatatattatagtaaatgtACAAAAGTATTGACGTCATTGTACTGACCACATATTTTTACATGGAAAATCCTTATAGTGGTGCGTTTAAATGTCAAGTACCTACTTATCCgagacttattttttatatttatattttctgtcTTTTAGACTGGCTCTGTGGCACGGCCGGTAGAGTATTCGATTGCTAATCATGAAGTTCCAGATTCGAATCCCGGGACGGGCAAGGTGCTACTGGTCTTTTCTTATCTAATTTGGTATATCTCAATAGTAGTCCCGAGATTGATAACGAGCCAATTGCCACGTCCAGTACGTGGCAATAGGCTcggcccctattacatgggacaaaTATTGTGAGTGGCgatccggagtttggtaatgcaACCGGTatatatatggcaataggctcgccccgtATTACACGGTACTAATACTAGTGTATTTGTTACTACCGCTGCCTATATCTTCAGGTTTAACAGGCGTGTATGCACGTTATAATTTTACCTATCAATATTTCTGTGCCTCTGGTGAAAAAAAGGTATAAAACCGATTTTGACGAAAATGACTTAAGAAATTAGAGTGTACTTATATCCCACTTTAGCGAATTTTTTATAGTGtaaaaattaagataacattttttGCACATTAACAAATTTcttattttaagataaacaaaatctatttttagcAATGGATAGGGCATTTTTCTGACCATTTTGGTATACTAAAgtcattttagaaaaaatcgtactTATAACCATTTTCACTAGAGACGCAGATTGACCTTAATCAGTTTCAATTTGATGTTTATCTATGCTTGTGAGCGTACAAAATATGAGGAAAATGCATAACTTACTGATAGTAGCCTTGATGGAGTCGACTGAGAAGTAATTCCTCGACGTGTCGAGCAGGATACCGCGGTACGGGTACACTGGCTTGTCCTTAATTGATACATCTCGCACGATCTGTAAGACAAGAGAAAATGGATTAAGAAACTAGATATGGATCAGAATAGACAACGGCAGATAACAAATATCATAAGcctatactcaggccgttacaaacgtgcgaactacgtcttATTCAAAAAATCATAGGAATgggacaatgtgtaagtgcgagcgagagactccgataaaatgacatgacttagttcgcaagcttgaaatggcccgagtataggcTTCATGACTTATGGGTAAGTGTCTAATAACCTGatctaaaattataacaaaatatgtatgaaaaaaccTTGTCAATTTTGATGCAACTGATGCTTACTTAGAAAAGATAACGCTTGTCGTAAGTCTATAAAGTCTAAGTTGTAAGAAGTAACTTTGTGATCCAAGTGGTATTTAGTGTGCGAGTAAAATGAACATCGGTCGAAACTTATcgaattaatgttttataaaggCCCTAGAGAAGTACaaagatataatatatatgaaGAAGTCAAATAAAAGTTCAAATAAAGTCGATGTTACGTGAAAACTTCCAATAGAAAGTAttgaaaaacttaattttattacgtaGGTGTACCATAGAACGCAATGAATAGGCAAATAagttaaaaactataaaaaagtgaatgTGGTGGAGCTTAGTTATTAACaggatattttgtataattactaTTGTTTGGAAGGGGAAAATTCCCCATTCACCACAAACGTTAATTGGGATTTTTTGTAGGAAAGTGCCAGGTACCGCGGAAAATAAGTACGCCTGTAGATTTTTTCCCGAATCTTACAGcctactgatattattataataaatgcgaaactttgtgATTGTGTAGCTATGTTTTAATTACTCTAACGCAAAAACCACtgaatacatatacatataagtcAACGGAATTTGGCACACAgttagtttataatctggattatcACATATCTGCGATACTTTTAACACtaggaaaccttttaacgcaGACGTAGAAGTcaacaaaaactaaactataaaactCATAAGTTATTACAGAAAAAGCCAGCTTTTTATAtaattcggtatcagtatccgttactaaacatcccctattggttttttttttaatatattcaatgtacagaattgacctctctacagctttattattagtatagattattgataCTGCGCCTTACAAGATTGTAAATctgtaccaaaatatttttcgaaatgaAAACCAGTTACTAAACAAAGGTGGGTGCTAACACTATGATATCATCTTTGATTAGTTTAGTCATCtattcgtatttaaaatatgaatagcaGATGTCATATTGAGATGTTAATTAATTGAAGTGctaattatatgaaaatgtacctatagtttattatttttatctttaaacaatatataatgttaaatatacagtaaacaatattatgtatgtacttatgtagtCATGTAAACAACACATtagattgttaaaaaaataagtgtagtataatatgttatttaattaatacaccACCTTGCTACAGACTCTTTAATACCTACTACTAATTACCAGTTCTAAGGGCCCAATATGTTTGAATTTTCCTGTTTACTTTTGCTAGCAGAATTATGCATGCATATGTGCTTGACTCAATTTGGATGGCAATGTCTGGTTAATATTTGGTGTAGAGGAagatttttgaatataattagcctattaagtttatataaacTTAGCTTGAAAAAACAACGGACTTTCGCATCTATGATATCATAAAAAAAGATggatttattttagtattaaaattgtcgtttttttgtctatttaatgaaacaataaacGTGAACTACAATCACGGTACACTTTATAATTGTACGCACAAGTCATGCTCAGTGCTCAGTGGTCAGACTCATAACTGACTTTCACCAGGATATTCTACGTCAGAACATTCGACCtgctataaacaaaataatacaacgTACTCATTTTGAATCGGTTTCAATATCCAGTGAGAAATTAAAcaataggtaaatattttaaaggctATTGGGTCTAACAAAAGATTAGGTTTATTTCTCGACTTGAAGACAGATAATTTTTGTTTCTCCAAAATACCCATTTACTCAATACTCAACGAAAAATCTGGGTCTGACTAGATTTCCAGAAACAACAAATGACCGAAGAATCTGGAAGTATAAGAAAGGGCATTGCCCGAGAACCTGATACGGACCCAggctaataacaaaatatagagATCAGGATtccattttgtttgttttttaggtTGAATTGACGCCAATATTCGTCCAAAACATGTTaatttaagaatcacaaataaaaaaatcatctaaAGGAGTCCAAACCCAAGGTTGATTGACCTGTCAATAAACAAGAAGATAATATAGCAGAAATG belongs to Anticarsia gemmatalis isolate Benzon Research Colony breed Stoneville strain chromosome 9, ilAntGemm2 primary, whole genome shotgun sequence and includes:
- the Hexo1 gene encoding beta-hexosaminidase 1 isoform X2, with translation MWLQRFFIYTLYLAVLLCATNGEEVSPWRWACEDGKCVKTRNDPQNKEPVLCLEACKMFCNENGLLWPRPTGQVDLGNFLSKININHIDIKLVREGRSDDLMRKAGNRFKDLINTAIPRGITPKATGKSLIVHLDNEHPDIREFSLDMDESYTLRVTPASSDTLNATINSGSFFGLRNGLETLSQLIVYDDIRNHMLIVRDVSIKDKPVYPYRGILLDTSRNYFSVDSIKATINAMAAVKLNTFHWHITDSHSFPMESTRRPHLHKIGAYSPAKVYTKSMIQDIVEFGAVRGVRVLPEFDAPAHVGEGWQDTGLTVCFKAEPWAHFCVEPPCGQLNPTKEELYDHLEDIYRDMADVFNTDLFHMGGDEVSERCWNSSEEIQNFMIQNRWDLDKSSFLKLWNYFQKKASDRAYKAFGKKLPIILWTSTLTEFSHVDNFLDPKDYIIQVWTTGVDPQISGLLEKGYRLIMSNYDALYFDCGYGAWVGDGNNWCSPYIGWQKVYMNSPADIAKAHKDLILGGEAALWSEQADTATLDGRLWPRAAALAERLWAEPRASWEHAEQRMLHVRERLVRMGIQAESLEPEWCYQNEGYCYRG
- the Hexo1 gene encoding beta-hexosaminidase 1 isoform X1, with amino-acid sequence MQTTMWLQRFFIYTLYLAVLLCATNGEEVSPWRWACEDGKCVKTRNDPQNKEPVLCLEACKMFCNENGLLWPRPTGQVDLGNFLSKININHIDIKLVREGRSDDLMRKAGNRFKDLINTAIPRGITPKATGKSLIVHLDNEHPDIREFSLDMDESYTLRVTPASSDTLNATINSGSFFGLRNGLETLSQLIVYDDIRNHMLIVRDVSIKDKPVYPYRGILLDTSRNYFSVDSIKATINAMAAVKLNTFHWHITDSHSFPMESTRRPHLHKIGAYSPAKVYTKSMIQDIVEFGAVRGVRVLPEFDAPAHVGEGWQDTGLTVCFKAEPWAHFCVEPPCGQLNPTKEELYDHLEDIYRDMADVFNTDLFHMGGDEVSERCWNSSEEIQNFMIQNRWDLDKSSFLKLWNYFQKKASDRAYKAFGKKLPIILWTSTLTEFSHVDNFLDPKDYIIQVWTTGVDPQISGLLEKGYRLIMSNYDALYFDCGYGAWVGDGNNWCSPYIGWQKVYMNSPADIAKAHKDLILGGEAALWSEQADTATLDGRLWPRAAALAERLWAEPRASWEHAEQRMLHVRERLVRMGIQAESLEPEWCYQNEGYCYRG